The Microbacterium sp. LWH7-1.2 genome window below encodes:
- a CDS encoding FAD binding domain-containing protein: MTVNGRVAPLVGAVAHATALDWLRGLGLTGAKEGCAEGECGACAVLVATAGPEGTAVWTPVNACLLPAHALAGQEVVTSEGLGSPDDLHPVQQQLAAAGGSQCGYCTPGFACAMAAEFYRPDRAAGTAGAEHGANGFDLHAIGGNLCRCTGYRPIRDAAFGLGMPRPDDPLRKRLSEPAPPAVATDVRAGDGRFVRPETLDEALQLLRDEPDALAVAGSTDWGVDVNLRAARAPLVVAIDRLPELRGVDVSGDGVEIGAAVPLSEIERTVGPQVPLLAQLLPQFASRLIRNRATLGGNLGTASPIGDAAPALLALGASLVLVSADGGEREVDLADYFTGYRTSVRRRDELIRMIRIPVPDDDAGPAANRRERPPHNALHDQSAPFGLERRGRGRLTAFHKIAKRRFDDISSVAVAFALDLDGGSVTRARIGLGGVAATPLRAYATEHALEGRPWNSATVAAASVVLQREGTPLDDHRASAAYRGRMLGTALPALFAAWAEDVEATA, translated from the coding sequence GTGACCGTCAACGGGCGGGTCGCCCCGCTCGTGGGCGCGGTCGCGCACGCCACCGCGCTGGACTGGCTGCGCGGTCTGGGGCTGACCGGCGCGAAGGAAGGCTGCGCCGAGGGCGAGTGCGGCGCATGCGCCGTGCTGGTCGCCACGGCGGGACCCGAGGGAACCGCTGTGTGGACCCCCGTCAACGCCTGCCTCCTGCCGGCGCACGCGCTCGCCGGGCAGGAGGTGGTGACCTCCGAGGGGCTGGGCTCGCCCGACGACCTGCATCCGGTGCAGCAGCAGCTCGCGGCCGCGGGCGGCTCGCAGTGCGGCTACTGCACGCCCGGATTCGCGTGCGCGATGGCCGCGGAGTTCTACCGACCCGACCGCGCTGCCGGCACGGCGGGGGCCGAGCACGGGGCGAACGGGTTCGACCTGCATGCGATCGGCGGAAACCTGTGCCGCTGCACGGGCTACCGGCCCATCCGCGACGCGGCCTTCGGGCTCGGGATGCCGCGGCCCGATGATCCGCTCCGGAAGCGGCTGAGCGAGCCGGCGCCGCCGGCGGTCGCCACCGACGTGCGAGCGGGCGACGGGCGCTTCGTGCGACCGGAGACGCTCGACGAGGCACTGCAGCTCCTGCGCGACGAACCGGACGCGCTCGCGGTGGCGGGCAGCACGGACTGGGGCGTGGACGTCAACCTGCGCGCGGCCCGCGCACCGCTCGTGGTCGCGATCGACCGCCTGCCCGAGCTGCGCGGAGTCGACGTCAGCGGCGACGGTGTCGAGATCGGCGCGGCGGTGCCGCTGTCGGAGATCGAGCGCACCGTCGGCCCGCAGGTGCCGCTGCTCGCGCAGCTGCTCCCCCAATTCGCGTCCCGCCTGATCCGCAACCGCGCGACCCTCGGCGGCAACCTCGGCACGGCCTCCCCCATCGGCGACGCCGCACCGGCGCTGCTCGCGCTCGGCGCGAGCCTCGTGCTCGTCTCGGCCGACGGCGGCGAGCGCGAGGTCGACCTCGCCGACTACTTCACGGGATACCGCACCTCGGTCCGGCGCCGGGACGAGCTCATCCGCATGATCCGGATCCCCGTCCCCGACGACGACGCGGGGCCGGCAGCGAACCGGCGCGAACGCCCGCCCCACAACGCCCTGCACGACCAATCCGCCCCGTTCGGCCTCGAACGCCGCGGACGCGGCAGGCTGACCGCGTTCCACAAGATCGCGAAGCGGCGGTTCGACGACATCTCCTCGGTGGCGGTCGCCTTCGCCCTCGACCTCGACGGCGGCTCCGTCACGAGAGCGCGGATCGGCCTCGGGGGCGTCGCCGCCACGCCGCTGCGCGCGTACGCGACCGAGCACGCCCTCGAGGGACGCCCGTGGAACTCCGCGACCGTGGCGGCAGCATCCGTCGTCCTGCAACGCGAGGGGACGCCGCTCGACGACCATCGCGCGAGCGCCGCGTACCGCGGACGCATGCTCGGCACGGCGCTGCCGGCGCTCTTCGCGGCGTGGGCCGAAGACGTGGAGGCGACGGCATGA
- a CDS encoding VOC family protein, with protein MFTPDRPFSSFAVPDVGAAVAFYRDTLGLDVTVYEEMGGGFTIALPGGGAVFVYPKEDHEPAVFTILNFSVEDVDAAVDDLNSRGVVTKIYTDPDYGTDEKGISRGFEGGPDIAWFKDPAGNVISVGRMEPQMMGEQ; from the coding sequence ATGTTCACACCCGATCGGCCGTTTTCAAGCTTCGCCGTCCCCGACGTCGGCGCAGCCGTGGCCTTCTACCGTGACACTCTGGGGCTCGACGTCACGGTCTACGAAGAGATGGGCGGAGGATTCACCATCGCCCTGCCCGGCGGCGGCGCCGTCTTCGTCTATCCGAAGGAGGACCACGAACCGGCCGTGTTCACGATCCTCAACTTCAGCGTGGAAGACGTCGATGCCGCAGTCGACGACCTCAACTCGAGGGGCGTGGTCACGAAGATCTACACCGACCCCGACTACGGCACCGACGAGAAGGGGATCTCGCGCGGATTCGAGGGCGGCCCCGACATCGCGTGGTTCAAAGACCCTGCAGGCAACGTGATCTCGGTCGGCCGGATGGAGCCGCAGATGATGGGGGAGCAGTAG
- a CDS encoding glucose-6-phosphate dehydrogenase has product MSADTTLLILGASGDLTSRLLLPALGQLLTLEAERKVRLCGAGIDDWDDAHWRQTVRSSFEDAGFAGAFDAVADTTYQRADITDPGDLTRLLATHDGRLALYFAVPPAVTKASCEALVDVDIPRGTVLALEKPFGVDQATARELNTTLARLVPEAQIFRIDHFLGRSTTLNLLGVRFANRVFAPVWRAQDIESVVIRYDETLGLEGRAGYYDKAGALADMIQSHLLQVMAILAMEPPATLHERDFRDATSAVLRATHVWGDDPAKASRRARYTAGAIGERRLPSYVDEPGVDPSRQTETLAELVCEIRNDRWAGVPFRLRSGKALPEKKGEIVVTFRRVNHVPDGLTGPAPGSVLRFSLGPDHMDLELNVNGGDDPFELERATIGADLGEGALKAYGEVLSGILDADATLAVRGDAAEESWRIVDPVLAAWRVGDVPLEEYPAGSLGPERWPALP; this is encoded by the coding sequence ATGTCGGCGGATACCACGCTCCTGATCCTGGGCGCCTCGGGCGACCTCACCTCGCGGCTGCTGCTGCCGGCGCTCGGGCAGCTGCTCACCCTCGAGGCGGAGCGCAAGGTGCGGCTGTGCGGCGCGGGCATCGACGACTGGGACGACGCGCACTGGCGGCAGACCGTCCGCTCCTCGTTCGAGGACGCCGGGTTCGCCGGGGCCTTCGACGCCGTGGCCGACACGACGTACCAGCGTGCCGACATCACCGATCCCGGCGATCTGACCCGGCTGCTCGCCACTCACGACGGCCGGCTCGCGCTGTACTTCGCGGTGCCGCCGGCGGTGACCAAGGCCTCGTGCGAGGCGCTCGTCGACGTCGACATCCCCCGAGGAACGGTGCTCGCGCTCGAGAAGCCGTTCGGCGTCGACCAGGCGACCGCCCGCGAGCTCAACACCACGCTCGCGCGGCTCGTGCCCGAGGCCCAGATCTTCCGCATCGACCACTTCCTGGGCCGATCGACCACGCTGAACCTGCTCGGCGTGCGCTTCGCGAACCGGGTCTTCGCGCCGGTCTGGCGAGCGCAGGACATCGAGTCGGTCGTCATCCGCTACGACGAGACGCTCGGGCTCGAGGGCCGCGCGGGCTACTACGACAAAGCCGGTGCCCTGGCCGACATGATCCAGAGCCATCTGCTGCAGGTCATGGCGATCCTCGCCATGGAGCCGCCCGCCACCCTGCACGAGCGTGACTTCCGCGACGCCACCTCCGCGGTGCTGCGCGCCACCCACGTCTGGGGTGACGACCCGGCGAAGGCCTCACGACGGGCCCGCTACACGGCCGGCGCGATCGGCGAGCGACGGCTGCCCTCTTACGTCGACGAGCCCGGCGTCGACCCCTCGCGCCAGACCGAGACGCTCGCCGAGCTGGTCTGCGAGATCCGCAACGACCGCTGGGCGGGCGTGCCCTTCCGCCTGCGGTCTGGCAAGGCACTACCCGAGAAGAAGGGCGAGATCGTCGTGACGTTCCGCCGCGTCAACCATGTGCCCGACGGCCTGACGGGCCCCGCGCCCGGTTCGGTGCTGCGCTTCTCGCTCGGTCCCGACCACATGGATCTCGAGCTCAATGTCAACGGCGGCGACGACCCGTTCGAGCTCGAGCGCGCGACGATCGGCGCTGATCTCGGCGAGGGCGCACTGAAGGCCTACGGCGAGGTGCTCTCGGGCATCCTCGATGCCGACGCGACCCTCGCGGTGCGCGGTGACGCCGCCGAGGAGTCCTGGCGCATCGTCGACCCCGTGCTGGCCGCGTGGCGCGTCGGCGACGTACCCCTGGAGGAGTATCCGGCGGGCTCGCTCGGCCCCGAGCGGTGGCCCGCGCTGCCGTGA
- a CDS encoding ABC transporter permease: protein MSSTDTRRGASSLGAGQAIWLVAEREIGSKLRSKAFVVSTAILFIGALAIVIWGGLQAANTTGTPVAVTADAQQYVAQAEGLDITDVADRAAAEALVKDGEVDAAVVADTSSPLGFAIVAESSAPTSLMLQLAQVPPVELLAPEEGNAALGYIAAVGFGVVFLLAASLFGGTIAQSVVEEKQTRVVELLISAIPVRSLLAGKVIGNTVLAMGQILILAAIAIIGLTVTDQTALLQGLGAPIAWFAIFFLFGFILLASLFAAAASMVSRQEDIGSTTMPLTMLVMAPYFLVIFFNDNPVVLAVMSYVPFSAPVGMPMRIFLGEAQWWEPLLSIAILIATCVAAILVAARIYENSLLRMGGRVKLSEALAG, encoded by the coding sequence GTGAGCAGCACCGACACCCGTCGCGGCGCGAGCTCGCTCGGCGCGGGCCAGGCCATCTGGCTGGTCGCCGAGCGCGAGATCGGCTCGAAGCTGCGCAGCAAGGCGTTCGTCGTCTCGACGGCGATCCTGTTCATCGGCGCGCTGGCCATCGTCATCTGGGGTGGACTCCAGGCCGCCAACACCACCGGCACACCGGTGGCGGTGACCGCCGACGCGCAGCAGTACGTCGCCCAGGCAGAGGGTCTCGACATCACCGACGTCGCCGACCGCGCCGCCGCCGAGGCGCTCGTGAAGGACGGCGAGGTGGACGCCGCGGTCGTCGCCGACACCTCGTCGCCGCTCGGGTTCGCGATCGTCGCCGAGTCGTCCGCCCCGACGTCGCTCATGCTCCAGCTCGCACAGGTGCCGCCGGTGGAGCTGCTCGCCCCCGAAGAGGGCAACGCGGCGCTCGGCTACATCGCCGCGGTCGGCTTCGGCGTCGTGTTCCTGCTCGCCGCCTCGCTCTTCGGCGGCACGATCGCGCAGAGCGTCGTGGAAGAGAAGCAGACGCGCGTGGTCGAGCTGCTGATCTCGGCGATCCCGGTGCGATCGCTGCTGGCCGGCAAGGTCATCGGCAACACGGTGCTCGCGATGGGGCAGATCCTGATCCTCGCCGCGATCGCGATCATCGGCCTCACCGTGACCGATCAGACCGCGCTGCTGCAGGGGCTGGGCGCCCCCATCGCCTGGTTCGCGATCTTCTTCCTGTTCGGCTTCATCCTGCTGGCGTCGCTCTTCGCCGCCGCCGCGTCGATGGTCTCGCGCCAGGAGGACATCGGCTCGACCACGATGCCGCTCACGATGCTCGTGATGGCGCCGTACTTCCTCGTCATCTTCTTCAACGACAACCCGGTGGTGCTGGCGGTCATGTCGTACGTGCCGTTCTCGGCGCCGGTGGGCATGCCGATGCGGATCTTCCTCGGCGAGGCGCAGTGGTGGGAGCCGCTGCTGTCGATCGCGATCCTCATCGCGACGTGTGTCGCCGCGATCCTCGTCGCCGCCCGCATCTACGAGAACTCGCTGCTGCGCATGGGCGGGCGCGTGAAGCTCTCCGAGGCCCTCGCCGGCTGA
- a CDS encoding ATP-binding cassette domain-containing protein produces MLQLRGIGKSYGGRRVLDDVSFDVRPGRLTGFVGGNGAGKTTTMRIVLGVLAGDAGTVTLDGAEVTASDRRRFGYMPEERGLYPKMKVHEHITYLARLHGFSKTDAATRARALLEQLGLGERLNDNVETLSLGNQQRAQIAAALVHDPQVLILDEPFSGLDPLAVDVVAGVLQQRAAAGAAVLFSSHQLDVVERLCDDLVIIAGGTIRAAGARDTLRAQHSTRRFELVSAGDAGWLRGEPGVEVLDFDGGYAVFDVDSDETAQRVLRRAVAHGDVASFAPQHPSLAQIFKEVIQ; encoded by the coding sequence ATGCTGCAGCTTCGCGGTATCGGCAAGAGCTACGGAGGACGCCGCGTGCTCGACGACGTGTCGTTCGACGTGCGGCCCGGCCGGCTGACGGGCTTCGTCGGCGGCAACGGCGCGGGCAAGACGACGACCATGCGGATCGTGCTGGGGGTGCTCGCCGGGGACGCCGGCACGGTGACGCTCGACGGCGCCGAGGTCACGGCATCCGACCGCCGTCGTTTCGGCTACATGCCCGAGGAGCGCGGGCTGTACCCCAAGATGAAGGTGCACGAGCACATCACCTACCTCGCGCGCCTGCACGGCTTCTCGAAGACGGATGCTGCCACCCGCGCCCGCGCGCTGCTCGAGCAGCTCGGGCTCGGTGAGCGCCTGAACGACAACGTCGAGACGCTCTCGCTCGGCAACCAGCAGCGCGCGCAGATCGCCGCCGCGCTCGTGCACGACCCGCAGGTGCTGATCCTCGACGAGCCCTTCTCGGGCTTGGACCCCCTCGCGGTCGACGTCGTGGCCGGTGTGCTGCAGCAGCGCGCAGCCGCAGGGGCCGCGGTGCTCTTCTCGTCGCACCAGCTCGACGTCGTCGAGCGCCTGTGCGACGACCTCGTCATCATCGCCGGCGGCACGATCCGCGCGGCCGGCGCCCGCGACACGCTCCGCGCCCAGCACTCGACCCGACGCTTCGAGCTCGTCTCGGCCGGCGATGCCGGGTGGCTGCGCGGCGAGCCCGGCGTCGAGGTGCTCGACTTCGACGGCGGCTACGCCGTGTTCGACGTCGACAGCGACGAGACGGCGCAGCGGGTGCTGCGCCGGGCGGTCGCACACGGGGATGTCGCGAGCTTCGCGCCGCAGCATCCGTCCCTCGCCCAGATCTTCAAGGAGGTCATCCAGTGA
- a CDS encoding NADPH-dependent FMN reductase translates to MSERTIGYIVGSISSTSINRRLAKALERLAPEGTTLVEIPIKDLPFYSPDFDADFPQVARDFKQAIADVDGVIIITPEYSRSIPGVLKNALDWSARPWGQGSFDGKPTAVIGTSGGGIATAAAQQHLKAILSHYNAPTLGQPEGYVQTTPGLFTESGEVTDEQTADFLVGYLQAFGALVDRYAAVPVAA, encoded by the coding sequence ATGTCCGAGCGGACCATCGGCTACATCGTCGGCAGCATCTCGTCGACCTCCATCAACCGTCGCCTGGCGAAGGCGCTCGAGCGTCTCGCCCCGGAGGGCACCACGCTCGTCGAGATCCCGATCAAGGACCTCCCCTTCTACTCGCCGGACTTCGACGCCGACTTCCCCCAGGTCGCGCGCGACTTCAAGCAGGCCATCGCCGACGTGGACGGCGTCATCATCATCACTCCCGAGTACAGCCGCTCGATCCCCGGCGTGCTGAAGAACGCGCTCGACTGGTCGGCCCGCCCGTGGGGCCAGGGCTCCTTCGACGGCAAGCCCACCGCGGTCATCGGCACTTCGGGCGGCGGCATCGCGACCGCGGCGGCGCAGCAGCATCTCAAGGCGATCCTCAGCCACTACAACGCTCCGACGCTCGGCCAGCCCGAGGGCTACGTGCAGACCACGCCGGGCCTGTTCACCGAGTCCGGCGAGGTCACCGACGAGCAGACCGCCGACTTCCTCGTCGGCTACCTCCAGGCCTTCGGCGCCCTGGTCGACCGCTACGCCGCGGTCCCCGTCGCCGCCTGA